DNA from Onthophagus taurus isolate NC chromosome 2, IU_Otau_3.0, whole genome shotgun sequence:
GACTCtcctaacaaaaaaaaattattaaaatcctaatactaataaattagataactttttaaattttattattattgtttcagGTATTATCAGCGCTCGATATCCTCCAACCGCCACATTTAGACTTCTTCCAAGAAATGTAtccttttttagttttaatctAAATTGTCTTCAAGAATGCAATAAGCTCTGTTTCAATCCCCTCACAAAGACACACTTACAAGACGTAATTAACCTCACgaattcttttcatttaacCTCGTAGTAGTTTTCAAAGAGATAGTAAGTCACCGTCTCTTCCAATTAAAAGTGTTTCCGGTGCAAGGCCCTTTGGGGAGTTGTTGCCACTTTAATTGGCTTGGCCACGTGGCGGCATCGTCATCGTCTGCGGTGGCGGAAAGTCGACGAACTTGACGGTGGCGGCCACCATGATCCACAATTTAGATATGCGGacaattaaaacgaaataGTCGGTCAATTACGCGGTCCAAGGCGGTCGTGAGAGGCGCGCGGCCTCCTCAATTTGAATAATCGACCGCTCTGCCGGAATCCGGTCCGATTGGCCAATTTGTACCAAGTTAATCGAACGTTGAATTAGCGCCCTCTATTATTAATCAAGTTCTTTTTCATATCAATTCCCTTATTATAAGGTAGGATAAATCACCGAAAAATAAATCGTAaatggatttttaatttcgttttaagaTTGAAGGTTATAACAACTAAAAAGAATCTGGGTCTTTCGTCCATCCAGAAATTTCTACCTGTATACCTCGCGGACACATCTGTATGGCACGTCTCCGAGATCAGATCTCTCTGTGGCCAGTTTCTAAACCGCTCTGGATCGAAGGAAAAAGCTGGCACAAAGACGCTAAAGCTGGAGGCAAAGGTATGCCGATGGCCTTGCTGCGTGTTTTTGAATGATCCCGTCTGGCGGCATCGAACCGCAGATAATAGGCTACAAAGGCCTCTTTTTCCCTGCCAACCAAACAACCAACCGGCCAACCAACTCGACCTTTCCCGTCTTAATGCAATGATCCAAGAAACCCGAATCATCTAACATCGTcgattttacaatttataaaacctGAAGAAAGAAATACCatctcaaataataaaatatttgtttcgAACTACAATTTCTTAAATTCATTAGAGCGtttaatatcaacaattacacttagcaataaaaatgaaaaacaccCGGCACAGCGAGAGACACGTGTTCATTCCAACCTCGATTTGTACTACGGGTTTTGTAACAACGTTCTTTTGGTTGTTGTTTTAGTTGTCCAgcggaaaataaaatgttattggaAATTGTGGCTGTGGATCCGCCCGTGTAGAACAATGAGACGAAAGCGTTTCGAATATGTGCGGATCCGAGTCAAACGGGCCGAGAGTCAATAACCTTGTAGAAACACGGACAAAGCGTCCTTTAATAGGCGGATCCTTTGTCCACGGGACAACATGCAATCTAAACATACGATCTTCGAAAAAACCGACGGAATTTGTAACTGTAAATCGTGAACGAAAAGCTGAGCGGACGCAAAGATGAATAGGTTATTGTTCCTGCGAGCACACGTGGAATCTCGGGCTGGTACTGTTTTGAGAGAGCTCCCGATACGCACTTTCACGAAAAATGGCTTAAATTAAAACGGAGAtcatgttattttaaaacttgtttattttttaatcggAATTTTAGTCATTTGAAGTACTTAGTCAAAACAATATACGAGTATGTACAAAATAAACATGTTTTGAgtttatttggaaattttaaaggatttgtTCCAACAAAACCTTCTGATCATCACACGTCATTAGTCGGACAAACGTTATTGttgtcattatttttataaatttatttctatccAACAATGTcgccttaataataaattttatgtttttcgaaTGTAAAATTGCGTTATGCGGAGATCTTATCAAGCAATCAAACCATCCAACGATGCTTTGAATGTACACTTTCACctgaattttttacaattaaaatatgtacaagCTATGTATCGTCCCCGTTACAAAGTTTGTGAATAAGATCCTTGttacaaagttttattattagcaAATATCTGAGGCATCATGAGCGGTTATTAATCTTTTCTTAATTAAGTTCAACTAACTATTAATGTTTGAGTAGGGATGTGAACCAAGATAAGAGCCCTTTACTTGTTATATCTTTAATAGATGTGgctatatatacagggtgatttattaactcaccatcaaactttgacatatgatagccaATCCATTTACCAAAAAGAATGTTAATGAACAAATgtcataattaattttatattataattaactgctacatttttttaaaacacataaatattacaaatattgttcaaaatagcctTCATCTGCTAGAATTACATGCTTCACAACgacgaattaaagagttcttcagcCGAATTAAACTGTCTGcttgatttcttatttcagtagTAGCCGTTtgtattctttttaataactgttctcgtgtgttaatttccacttgatacacaatttgtttcatttgaccccataagtagaagtccaatggattaaggtcgggggatctaggtggccaagcaaatggaccattattactaatccacttgtttggaaaatattggtttaaccACTCGACAACTACTCTTCCGCAATGAGGTGTTGGACCATCGTGCtggtaccacatattttgaattacgTTATATCAAACGTCTATATTCCACCCCAAACGTTGATGctgaaacgttgttgaaatttcgTTGGTCTAATCGCATGCGGATTTTGTCATGCCCAGATATGTTCATtgtagtaattatttataccatctcgtgtaaaacatgattttGACTTACATATATGTTGTGTGCTATTCTTCGAGTTATGATGGAAGGATTATCAATGACagcattaattacagcttcttcgtcctctacattaactacatgcgGTCAAATAGCTTTTGCTGAAGCAATAATTAAACCTTGCAGCAAACTGacatattacaatgacaactttgtttttgttgaatgtttgattttactgactattaataaattcgctgcagaaaactttaaagtgttataatttcgtaaataatggAAATAGGACATATCATCGGTTGAAGATGCAACTGGCTTAACtccaaaatcgaaaattattcACGAGATACAAAAAACAACTCAGAATGtgaaaacataataaaaaaaaatatcgtttgcgatatacatttattttgtcCGAAGGAGATAGGCAGCTAGTACCTGTCTCCTTTTTAacttacataaaaataaacttagaaacataaaaaatagtaacattctaataatatatcatattattCGTTCTGTGGCGAAAAACAAGAGCAGATTTAGAAATGTAGTAAGCTGCCATAAAACAAATGAAAGTCTTTTAAGatcaattaaatgtttaaacttATCTTGTTTAATTGGTGTAGGAGTTGGATACATCAACGGCAACTCCTCTAGAttccaaattattttatccttttttgtGGATCTATGCAAAGGTGCCCCTCCTCTGAATGTCTCATTTTAACGGAACTGATGTATTGGACACcttgaatgtttttaaaataggTATGATCTAAGTACTCCACCTTGTAGGGTTTAGGATTTATGCGGGCAGTTTTACAAACATTAACGTAGTCTGCTGGGACATTAATAATTCTGGTTTTTAGTTTTCACTCAATAGTGGAGTGCATTAAATCGCATTCCACTTGAGTATGccctttttctaaaaacttttgctcaattatgattttattcGTTCGTGCAAGGTTCAAAAGTGCGTTGGAAAGAATTGCGTTTCGATTTTGTCCCGTACATCCATCACTGTATACAattactttttcaaaagagTCTTTTTCCGGCATAATGTATGTCTCCAATAACTTGTAAATAATAGTAGTAGTCCAGCATTGCCCTCATGCCAGAGGAAACAATATCCATCCAAAGTTCATATGATTTATCAGAAGGATTAGAAAGGTCATCATCTTGAGCAGAAGCGGCACTAACTGTTAACACATTGTTTCTGTTTGCATCATTTTCTATATTGGCCTTTTTTTCATCTCATCATTATCATAACGATAATGGGAGTTATGCCAATCGCGTATTGTTGTAGAATAGGCAGGAGATAGGCCAGTTTCGAGTCGTGTTTTGTGgcttcaattttgacatttcgtgAGTTAAGCGTGTTTCAGTCGATGCGCATATCTTTTTTGTACACGtgatcaatttaaaatgtcattttgagataaaaatggaGTTAGGATGTTTGCATCTTAAGCCGAcgatatgttcattaacatttttttggtaattggattagctatcatatgtcaaagtttgatggtgagttaataaatcaccctgtatatatagtTAATTTTGTTCTACggaatttaatttgaaaatacattttggtcgtataataaattaaattacagtaaaacctcgatataacggtcCTCATTAGAACGAACTtcggttattattaattaattaattattcggttaatattatctatttaattaGATACAGCTCATAGATAGAATAGAACTCGGGTTATTCTCTAACTTGCCctattccatgttcatagataaactcggTGTATTCTCCGAGTTATCTATGCGTAATAAATCAAGGACGGTAATTACAAACACTagaccttgaactagaaacattcgggattagccgtcttaagagacgaacggctaaatccgactgtttctagttctaagtctaatgttagttctagttgttaTTCACTGCTAGGTTAGTagattgttgtacatttttattgaactaaaagtagaactaacactaaacctggAACTgaaatcattcaggtttagccgtcttaagagacgcacggctaaacccgaatgattctagttccaggtctagtgttagttctagtgatattgTTAGTATTTGATCattagtgatagtgttagttaaAAGTGGAATTAACTAATAAAGAACGCAACGTTGTGGATACCTGTCCGAATTAATGCGCATTAAAATTACTCattcaaacaataatttaaagtgcaaattaaaaatttttcatataacggatctttggctataacggacactccctTTTATGTATGAATTCGTTATATagagattttactgtatttgagcttgttttatttaaaaatattagaatTTAGCTCTATAAATCAATATACGACTTTTAATCCCAAGTGGTTTAATCTAAAGCTATCTGAATCTGATACATTTAAAGAGGAAACATTAATCAACGCGATACCTGCATTTTGATTTCAAACAATTCAAGCTAATTCAACCAATTCGAATATTGCAATTTGTATCTTATCCCAAGGGAACGATTAATCGACCCAGGAGCACCACTACCTTTGTCTTGTTGCTAGGTTACAGATATATCATGGTAAGTGAGAAATCGATGCCCATATATCCCTTATCAGTCTATGTACTAATAATAATAGGGAGATGTTGAAACGgttcaataattataatacataGCATAATGTATTCAATTCAATATTATGTATATAATGCCTATATATTTTGTATAGGGCGTTTCGTTCGTTAACGAAATAAAAAACTGGTTCTGAATGAATAACAATGAACGATGTGAACTGAACTTAAACGGTTGATGTTTTCGTTTGTGCCACGTGCTCGTCGTCGTAATCCAACCAATTTTTCCACCACCTCCTCTTTCCCTGCGGGGCAACAGATGGCAGCGAAGCGATCGATCGCGTGTGCGTGTTGCATTCAAAAGAAGAGTGGAACTTCGGCGAACGCTGGAGGCGGATAATCCGTATCCGTCTGGCAGTgcaattattttaatgcaCTCCGGGTTCTCGGATAATGGGATGGTCGCGTCCACGGGGCTATTTGTTATTAGAGGCCGCCGACGGATAACCAAATAAGAACGATCGCGGAGAAAACCGTTCCCTCCGTATGTGTGTGCGGATATctcgttttgttttattgaatggggcaattattttaatctaaaCGGTGTGAGATCGttgaaagttaattttatatcctATTCAATTTTTCTTCGACCCTTTTCCCATTTAAAacgcaattttgaatttgtcaTTGCGAACATCCTTCGTCATCAAACTCATCAGAAATAGAACCCCCCCTAGTAAATGCTTTGTTCTGAGTCGAGCGGCGTACGAGCCTAACATTTGTCATAAGGCCCTCGTTCGGACAAAGAGTTGAACGACATATTCTAGATGACGACAAATTTATACACGTGCGTATAAATAGAGATAAGCGTCTTTGTTCCTATATTCGTCCTATTTAGCGTACGATCGTAGTTCGCTCTGTTCTCTCACAGTCCTCTATAAATAGCTAGGCCACGACGGAAGGTGTTGCCTGAAGGGGACTCGATGGCGTGTGGAAGTGCagcttttttttttgcacAAATAGTGCTAAGTTTCGCAACTGCGTTTACACAACTTTACACTTAAGAAGAAAGCcttaaaatatatgtatacatattgttcgtttttttactttctaaaCGTGACTTCCTGTCTGCAAGCACTTTTGGAAATGGTTGTTGCTTTATTGTTTGGTGGCCGAGCTGGTTTTTTGGTTAACCTACTTTGTCGTTCGTGCAAATAATGACAGGACTGAAGCGCGACCTACTTGTATTAGTTCTTGTTAAGTGTTATTTGAGCCCAAAGAACACATCAATTCGattcaaattgatttttaatcagttttataaaatttatgaaatttgaagtaaatttTCTTAACCGCTTTGTGTAGATATGTAATTACAGAACTTCTCCAAAGTGACTTACACAAAATTATAGTTTCCCACCAACCGCTATCGTCGGATCACATAAAAGTTTTCCTGTATCAAATACTTAgaggtaaatatttatttttttaacttattactAGTTtgtttactatttaatttccTTGGGATTTCTAGGACTGAAATACCTACATTCTGCGAGAATATTACATCGTGATATAAAACCAGGCAACTTACTTGTAAATAGTAATTGCGTTCTTAAGGTAAGTTTACCACAAACACATCTACATCGTAACTTATTTTCTCCTTATTCTTTCATGTTCTTTATCTCTTCATGCAATCATTTTCATTTCACACGCTTTCAACATGTAAATCGCTTTCAACCGTTCTTTAATAACTATTAGTGTCTATCCACTTATAAATTCTACTTTCTATATTTCTTACGATGTTCTTCATCTTCCTTTTTtggtatttattattgtttaactttccctaatttaaaattgtttctttcGCAGATCTGTGATTTCGGTTTAGCGCGCGTAGAAGAACCCGATTCCAGTAAACATATGACGCAAGAAGTGGTGACACAGTACTACAGGGCACCGGAAATTCTTATGGGAGCCAGACATTACACGGCGGCGGTGGACGTTTGGTCGGTGGGTTGCATCTTTGGCGAATTACTCGGTCGGAGAATATTGTTCCAAGCTCAAAACCCGGTGCAACAATTAgaacttataacagaattgcTCGGAACACCCACCATTGACGATATGAAATACGCCTGCGAAGGAGCGAAAACACATATGCTCAGAAGAGCACCTAAACCTCCATCGTTAACTGCTCTTTATACATTATCCTCACAAGCTACCCACGAAGTTGTGCATTTATTGTGTCAGATGTTAGTTTTTGATCCAGTAAGTtcagaaaaataataaggattttattaaaacattttataaaatgttcttttttgTAGGATAAACGTATATCTGTAGTAGATGCTTTAGCTCATCCATATTTAGACGAAGgcagattgagatatcattcaTGTATGTGCAAATGTTGTTATACGACAACGACGGGAATGAGACAGTATACAACGGAATTTGAAACGACGGCACCACAGCCTTTTGACGATAGCTGGGAACGAAAATTGACCTCCGTCCATCAGGTCAaaggtaaaataaaatgatttttttaaaatagatattgtgtaacatttgggaaacaggcatttttaaatttagcatCACTCAGTTAATTTCCAAGACAAATACACTGCCTCAATAAAGTTTCGAACACAATTATGTAACTTTTGTCGAAAATATCGTGTCTATATTTTCGACAACATGTTGTTCCAAGGTAATAAAATCTTGTTAtgattgataaaaaaatttaaaggatTTGATCGGTAACATTGCGATTCGCGCACTCAAGTTTGACGAAAACATAATAAAGccttcaaaaaagaaaatttgtttctaataGGAAATCACGACAGCGGTAACGTTATGTTTTGGCGAAGTATGTCATCTGCTGGTGTAGGAAATAtggtataataaataaagaacattaTCTTGATATTTTGTGCTAGATATTTTGGGATTGCGAAATCATTTATGTTCCAACAACATGATGATACCAAGCACATCGTAAAAATTGTGCGCATCAATCACAAAATGTTTCCCGTTAATTACAGTTGTCAGATCTCAATCCCATTAAACATCTATGGGATTAGATAAAGTGCAAAAGTCGGCAACATCccattacaaatttaaatgaGATAAAAACGAGATAAATggaacaaaatatattttattacacctaCCCGTCGTTATCCCACCCATTTGtcgtttcctttttttctctGCGCATATTGTGATACATGGTTTCGATTTCGAGACGTGAAAATTTTCCAGATGACTTTTGTTACATATGCGGTGAAtaagtgttattaaaaatcgcACAAAGAGCATTTCAGACTATGCAAGACCACTTTATCTTGTGTATTTTGGCATGAAACTCTGACATCAGGACAAATCATAGGCTCCTCATACAGTTTGTATGCAGTGTCTCAATGATCTAAGCTTCTGGCTCAAAGATAAAAAAGACTGCTTTACAATTTGGAATTTCTATGACATGGAGGGAGCCAAAAACCACTCCGATTATTGTTACTTTTACCATCTCGTTTTTTATGGTCCTGATCAGTACTCTTTGTCAATATCTTTGCTTCCAACCAACTTATCAGCCATCTCTTGAGATTCGGAACTTCCAGAAGTTTGAAACTCTGATATCGAACTTAGGTCCTCCGGAAGTGAAGGGAAAAGCTGAGATGCCTTTCTCACAAGTTGAATTTAATAACCAGACTAGAGCTGGGCCTTTCAAAAGAGATAACTAAATTGTTGAGaacttctttttattaatttagaaatcgagaaaagaaatttgttaaGTACATCATCCAATATTTTCAACAACGCGGTACTACAGCTGTAACCCTTCCTAAATTAAATATGCCGACCGTGATTGGACCATTTCCAGTATATATGgcatttgtttcaaattttcatttgcTATTCTTATAACGAAGTCGTGATACCATGTTTACGAGCATTCTTTTACTTTATTCCTCTATAATTAGCGGTCTTCTGCCTATTGAACTGCGCCTTGAGGCGGAGtatctattatttctttaaccTGGTCCAACCACTTAGTTGGCGATCTTTCTCTTGGTCTTCTGTCTTCTACTTTTCCTTGGAATATTCGTTTTTCTAGGTTATCTCCATCTCTTCTGATATATGCCCAAAATATTATAGAATTCGTCGCCagcaaataaacttttaagtTTCCATGTTTATCAGCAGCCAAGTTGAAAGAGAGAATAGATATCTGTAAGTTTAACATTTCCTTAACTGATATATGGACTTTTTTTCCGACAATTTATGATCAGTCAGCGAAGAACATAGAAGTTGAAAGGTTCAAGGAAGATGGAACAAGAAGGTGCCGACTACTGTGGGATCTTAACACGAGATATATTTAAGATTGAACATAAAACAAGAAcgtcaaaaagaaataatatatatttaatatacaggttgtgtcaaatgtctggaatatagccaacaACTTCGCCATTtctggttttaaagaaaaatgtttcaaatacaaatttctttattaatcatggcgcattttttgggcgatatttgcttgtttgtattgttttttgttccgttgctatggcaaccaacattgttattttaaatggaatgcatatgttttttttgcatactttgatagaggataaatccctctatgcgatgaacatatcaaatcatatgattttataagaaaaaaaacgagaaaaaaaaGCGGTTTGTGAAGATATTATCaacaaattacaatcaaagtaggcgccgaaatgacgccgttgacagctttgcaaaaaaatgacagtttcaacaattatgaatAACTAATAATGTATGAGTACACACATTTAATGTAGTTTCATCATTGGTAGCCGTCTTCGACCGTTCACTTTTGGAAGATTTTTAACACTTCCGGTATTaaagaattgttttaatattttagatacTATCCGATATGTGGATTGTGTATCCgggtaaatattattgaacagTGTGCAAACTTCACTTTGAGTGCGTTTTCTATCACCGTACCCatacataattaatatttggattCTTTGTTCGCTTAATTGCaccatatttgtttaaactgtaaattttttgacatttaaaactgTCAACGGCGTTGTTTCGGCACCTGCTTTGGTTGTAATTTgctatttcatatttttagagAACGCGTTTTtactcgatttttttcttatacaaccatatgatttgatatgttaatcgcgtagagggatttatcctctatcaaaatatgcaaaaaaagcatatgcatcccatttaaaataacaatgttggttgccatagcaacgaaacaaaaaacaatctaaacaagcaaatatcgccgtaaaatgcgccacaattaataaagaattttttatttgaaacatttttctttaaaaccacaaatggtgaagttattggctatattccagacatttgacacaccctgttATATTCTTGTTGGTCATTTTATATAAGTTACAAGAACAGTATTTTATAGAAGTTGAAAGTATATGGAGACTTTATTGAGGTAGTGTGTATATTTTTACCAAATTAAAGACTCAACTTCCTATGTTGAATgtgataattattaaaaagtctATTTCCAATAAGTCATCCTATATTTGCATTAAATATTATACTAATTTTATGttctaattattttcttgtagAGGAAATGCACAAGTTTATAGCGGAACAGCTGAATACGAGTAGAGTGCCGTTGTGCATCAACCCACAGAGTGCTGCGTTCAAGAGTTTCGCCAGGTAAGACGGCAGCCGACATCCAGCGAGAGCGCAGCGCCATTGCATAGGTGACCTGACCGCACACTGTCCATTTGGTGTACGTTATTTACCtaatatcattttatttattactttcatCATTATCATCAATCACAAAACAaccatttaaacaaaaaaaaattcggcACCAGCTATTATCTCATCATACATGTTTTCTTAGATTTTTTACTCCCAATCTATTCATATCTTTCAATAGCACTCATATTTAATCAAGATGGAGGTTTTACGTGAGATTTTTCTATTCTTTATCCGCAATTATAACTTCGCTAAAACACTATTTctgggttaaaaaaaataatttatttgtaaataattgttgctttattttttatgggtATCTATAGAGAGCTTACATTTAACTGGATGTGGTGTACAATaacatttactttatttttgtaaataattaaacaaaaatacaacattaacatcttctaaatctttaaattcattaaaattggGTCTAAAATTGTAAAGATATTCTAAAACGTGTGGGTTTTATTAGAACAttactaaattatttgttttcagAATTCAAcgtaaaaaatatgttttggtgacgataattttatttcagatAATTAAACGACTCCCACAATTTGTTAAAAACGGACCCTGTCTTACTACTACCATCGGTATGTATTCATAAAAAAGacaacaataaaatcaaaaaagaacaCCATTAACACACATTTTGCATCCACGTTCATCATACAAGAACAcgttcatttttattatttttttccaaccTGAAACGcgaaagaattaattttaaaacccaCCTTCGTGTCTGTGTGcgtttttattactatttctttatttatagaattaaaaaaaaaactatacaaTCTAAATTAATGAAGTACATAGAGAAATGTTTTCTGTTAGATAGAAGTAAATTATGTACACCAAATGGCATCAGTGTCCTTCTTAAATGTGTAATTGTACGTTTTCGAtgtgttttcatttttatttatatttttattaacaataattattccCTTCACGTTGGCCTGTGCAATTTAGATGTTTAAATCGTATTTGGTAGTTAGTTTTTGTCCCTCACCAAGTAATAATATccattaatacattttttgtttaaatcctTTAATTAACACCGAACGATTTCGCGGAAAATCTAATTAAGATGTAGCCGCCTTAGTAAGATGATGGTTGTTATGCAGGAGTCGAAAGGCTTGCGTCCCTTTTAAGAAGGCCCTAGAAATACTGTTATCACCCGTCATCTTTCTCTGTGCTGCGTGAACACCGCTTTGCCCTTTGCGATTTAGGTTAgtgctttttaatttttttcttttatacttttatgTTTACTaattatcgttttttttttcatatttgcCGGTTAGATGAGTATTTGTcttataaatttgatatttttttaagaaaaaattttattgttctgAAAGATacatgaaacaataaaatttttcttaaaataaaatttatagcCGTGTGTGTCAGTGTGTGTATTTGTTTGTAACAACgcttattataaaacaaataattaaaagatatgTCATGAAGGAATGATTATTAAATGTTGGtgatgaaataataattttatcataaaggGTGGCTTATGTTAACACTATTATGTTCGTCTACTTTAACTTTGTTTATAACTAAATGTAGACAGCAAATGATTTTGGATTTACTAACTTTAATTAGTGATAAAGCAATTCGGAAAAACAAACATTGTTTGTTACAAtgaaaaaaacattataagaaaatattgctttaattattgtttgctAGATAAAAGTGTTGAACTTGGGCATGTGTGTTTGCGTACTAATAATAGGTTACAATTAACCTGTTATTGACTTTTTTATGGCTAACCATGCGGAATGCgactttttaaatacaaaggagaacataaaaatatccggaacgttaaatattaattgtcCATTCAATCGAAATATATAGGTTTTTAGGTAAATCTAtggtttaattataattattacaacATTACTGTAATATGATTCATcattttattagtttattgtaGATATTTAGTTTACGATTGTCGCTTTATCAGTTGTTGTTAGTAAGTTTGTCCAAAACATGGaaagtttttattcgaaaTGGAAGTTCATTGAATTTATATTGTTACATAATTTGTTCATccgcaatctattccaaccgTAAACAACTTAGGTGAGAAATACACGATTATTTTGCATCAAAGAAATTGAACAACAATCATAtcttgaaaattatcaaattttatggtttatgaAATCTTGTTAGAGATTAATGAAGCAACATCTAAAAAGAACTAACACCACTAATCTCTAACTAAATGtacataataatatattgcgataaatcatttttatatatcttAGGCAATTTTATAGGTAAAATGCCTAATTTGTCCTGTACTGTATCTTTGTATTTTCTGTGAAGGATTACTTATCATGTGATCGATTACTAATCAGTTTTATCATGGGAAAATTTTGTGCAATCGGAAATTGAAATGTACGTCAGCAGCGATTAATTGGAATGAGGCACGATTACTATCGTCACTTTCCATTTACCACATACCGAATCCCCTACGTTTCACCCAGAAGCATAAATATATTCCAAAT
Protein-coding regions in this window:
- the LOC111426155 gene encoding serine/threonine-protein kinase NLK isoform X2, with the protein product MAVVGPSRHSRVSMSVSMSLMQGAASTTATGQQGGLHGAQPYYHPQHAAAPAHTQEQVQPDRPIGYGAFGVVWAVTDPRDGRRVALKKLPNVFQSLVSSKRVFRELKMLCFFKHENVLSALDILQPPHLDFFQEIYVITELLQSDLHKIIVSHQPLSSDHIKVFLYQILRGLKYLHSARILHRDIKPGNLLVNSNCVLKICDFGLARVEEPDSSKHMTQEVVTQYYRAPEILMGARHYTAAVDVWSVGCIFGELLGRRILFQAQNPVQQLELITELLGTPTIDDMKYACEGAKTHMLRRAPKPPSLTALYTLSSQATHEVVHLLCQMLVFDPDKRISVVDALAHPYLDEGRLRYHSCMCKCCYTTTTGMRQYTTEFETTAPQPFDDSWERKLTSVHQVKEEMHKFIAEQLNTSRVPLCINPQSAAFKSFASSTVAHPSELPPSPHQWD
- the LOC111426155 gene encoding serine/threonine-protein kinase NLK isoform X1 — encoded protein: MAVVGPSRHSRVSMSVSMSLMQGAASTTATGQQGGLHGAQPYYHPQHAAAPAHTQEQVQPDRPIGYGAFGVVWAVTDPRDGRRVALKKLPNVFQSLVSSKRVFRELKMLCFFKHENVLSALDILQPPHLDFFQEIYVITELLQSDLHKIIVSHQPLSSDHIKVFLYQILRGLKYLHSARILHRDIKPGNLLVNSNCVLKICDFGLARVEEPDSSKHMTQEVVTQYYRAPEILMGARHYTAAVDVWSVGCIFGELLGRRILFQAQNPVQQLELITELLGTPTIDDMKYACEGAKTHMLRRAPKPPSLTALYTLSSQATHEVVHLLCQMLVFDPDKRISVVDALAHPYLDEGRLRYHSCMCKCCYTTTTGMRQYTTEFETTAPQPFDDSWERKLTSVHQVKEEMHKFIAEQLNTSRVPLCINPQSAAFKSFARSRKACVPFKKALEILLSPVIFLCAA
- the LOC111426155 gene encoding serine/threonine-protein kinase NLK isoform X3, whose product is MAVVGPSRHSRVSMSVSMSLMQGAASTTATGQQGGLHGAQPYYHPQHAAAPAHTQEQVQPDRPIGYGAFGVVWAVTDPRDGRRVALKKLPNVFQSLVSSKRVFRELKMLCFFKHENVLSALDILQPPHLDFFQEIYVITELLQSDLHKIIVSHQPLSSDHIKVFLYQILRGLKYLHSARILHRDIKPGNLLVNSNCVLKICDFGLARVEEPDSSKHMTQEVVTQYYRAPEILMGARHYTAAVDVWSVGCIFGELLGRRILFQAQNPVQQLELITELLGTPTIDDMKYACEGAKTHMLRRAPKPPSLTALYTLSSQATHEVVHLLCQMLVFDPDKRISVVDALAHPYLDEGRLRYHSCMCKCCYTTTTGMRQYTTEFETTAPQPFDDSWERKLTSVHQVKEEMHKFIAEQLNTSRVPLCINPQSAAFKSFAR